A genomic window from Colletotrichum destructivum chromosome 7, complete sequence includes:
- a CDS encoding Putative basic-leucine zipper domain-containing protein, with protein MSGPYPDQFPFSSDNSYQPPHIYEQGYNQNTSTYMYDQYHQPPHVPQSVAQPQYYQPGYSQARPYTVPDDNDNDEYDGRRPSKRLRSGYRYRDRRTSSIPAPPWDPNRSTTPDFEPPLQARIFSPRSIPGGYSATLTASLSIPDTVDDEERLRRQSEIKHILQSTTPTALPAPSPRVKSPRPTSVSAPSPTSVYRIRARPKEIQVGPMLSPRYLGAFTRVDDVPAGPERDAAVEHNNRLAAARLAELKRRNNAAASRSRNRRERAVVGRTEALSAARAQMHWWKARAVSLGAAAGEWDALPEMAVREALVADYRVDALDYSRDDPGEALAEAKTARKAGVAKKKRKAAST; from the coding sequence ATGTCCGGCCCTTATCCAGACCAGtttcccttctcctcggacAACAGCTACCAGCCACCCCATATATATGAACAGGGCTACAATCAAAACACCTCTACCTACATGTACGACCAGTACCACCAGCCACCCCACGTCCCGCAGTCCGTCGCCCAGCCGCAGTATTACCAGCCAGGATACTCGCAAGCCCGGCCATACACAGTtcccgacgacaacgacaacgacgaaTACGACGGCCGACGCCCGTCCAAACGCCTCCGTTCCGGCTACCGGTACCGCGATCGGAGAACTTCCTCAATCCCGGCCCCCCCTTGGGATCCCAACCGCTCCACAACCCCGGACTTCGAACCTCCCCTCCAAGCGCGCATCTTCTCCCCCCGAAGCATCCCGGGCGGTTACTCCGCCACCCTCACGGCGTCCCTCTCGATCCCGGACAccgtcgatgacgaggagcgcCTCCGCCGGCAATCCGAGATCAAGCACATCCTCCAGTCGACCACCCCCACGGCCCTCCCAGCCCCCTCGCCGCGCGTCAAGAGCCCGCGCCCGacgtccgtctcggccccgtCCCCGACATCCGTCTACCGCATACGCGCCCGCCCGAAGGAGATCCAGGTCGGGCCCATGCTCTCGCCCCGCTACCTCGGCGCCTTCAcccgcgtcgacgacgtccccgCTGGCCCGGAGCGTGACGCGGCGGTGGAGCACAACAACCGCCTCGCGGCCGCGCGgctcgccgagctgaagCGGCGCAAcaacgccgcggcgtcgcGTAGCCGGAACCGTAGGGAGCGCGCCGTCGTGGGCCGCACCGAGGCGCTctcggccgcgagggcgCAGATGCACTGGTGGAAGGCTAGAGCCGTCTcgctcggcgccgcggcgggtGAGTGGGACGCGCTGCCGGAGATGGCGGTGCGCGAGGCCCTCGTGGCGGACTaccgcgtcgacgccctggacTACTCCCGCGACGACCCCGGagaggccctcgccgaggccaagaccgCGAGGAAGGCTGGCgtcgccaagaagaagagaaaagcGGCGAGCACGTAG
- a CDS encoding Putative holo-[acyl carrier protein] synthase gives MRPEVEQELAHTLLVELLAYQFASPVRWIETQDVFLAEKTAERVVEIGPADTLGVMAKRTLASKYEAYDAAKSVQRQILCYNKDAKEIYYEADPIEEEPEPAAATSSAPAAASSSAPAAAAAATPAAAAPPPSAGPAASIADAPVQAIDILRALIAQKLKKPLAEVPLSKAIKDLVGGKSTLQNEILGDLGKEFGSTPEKPEDVPLDELGSSMQATFDGQLGKQSQALIARLISSKMPGGFNITAARKYLESRWGLGSGRQDGTLLLALTMEPAARLGSEGDAKAFLDDVTQKYAATAGISLSTPQAGAAAGASGGGMMMDPAAIDALTKDQRALFKQQLELLARYLKLDLRAGDKAYINSQETEKVLQSQLDLWTAEHGDFYAAGIQPVFSSLKARSYDSSWNWARQDALHMYYDIIFGRLKAVDREIVSQCIRIMNRSNPTLVEFMQYHIDNCPAERGETYKLAKELGEQLIENCKEVLNANPVYKDVAVPTGPQTTVDARGNLNYEEVPRASCRKLEHYVQQMAEGGKISEYGNRTKVQNDLRRIYKLIKEQHKMSKTSQLEIKNLYGDVLRSLAMNENQIIPNDDSPSKKAKPATGPKGKVETIPFLHLKRKSLHGWDYSKKLTGYYLQSLEEAAKDGVSFAGKHALMTGAGAGSIGAEVLQGLISGGAKVVVTTSRFSREVTEYYQSMYTRFGARGSQLVVVPFNQGSKQDCEALVDYIYDPKNGLGWDLDFIIPFAAIPENGRQIDQIDSRSELAHRIMLTNLLRILGSVKTQKADRGFETRPAQVVLPLSPNHGTFGNDGLYSESKLALETLFNRWHSEDWGHYLTICGAVIGWTRGTGLMSGNNIVAEGVEAFGVRTFSQQEMAFNLLGLLSPAVVDLCQSEPVFADLNGGLQFIPDLNQTMTKLRKDIMDTSEVRRAVSKENAIENKVVNGPNSEALYKKTVVEPRANIKFDFPNLPDWEEEIAPLNDRLKGMVDLEKVVVVTGFAEVGPWGNSRTRWEMEAHGEFSLEGCVEMAWIMGLIKNHNGPIKGKPAPYSGWVDSKTGEPVDDKDIKQKYEKFILEHSGIRLIEPELFGGYDPEQKQLLHEVVIEEDLEPFEASKETAEEFKREHGDKVEIFEIPESGEYIVRMKKGAALLIPKALRFDRLVAGQIPTGWDAKRYGVPEDIVSQVDPVTLFVLVSVAETLLSAGITDPYEFYKYVHVSEVGNCIGSGMGGAGALRGMHRDRYLDKPVQNDILQESFINTMAAWVNMLLISSSGPIKTPVGACATAVESVDIGYETIMEGKARVVFVGGFDDFGEEGSYEFANMKATSNAVDEIAHGRTPGEMSRPTTTTRNGFMESQGCGVQLLMTAKLALDMGMPIHGILALTTTATDKIGRSVPAPGQGVLTTAREHVGKFPSPLLDINYRRRQIELRKKQIKQWQESELEYLYDEVEAIKAQGQEINEKEYAHDRAEHIKKEAQRQEKDVLRSLGNNFWKNNPEIAPLRGALATWGLTIDDLAVASFHGTSTKANDKNESSVICQQLRHLGRKKGNAVMGIFQKYLTGHPKGAAGAWMLNGCLQVLNTGLVPGNRNADNVDPIMEQFDMIVYPSRTIQTDGIKAFSVTSFGFGQKGAQAIGVHPKYLFATLDEKTYEEYSAKVQARQKKAYRFFHNGLVNNTLFVAKSNAPYTDEQLSQVLLNPDARVTEDKKTSTISYPSNFMKASEKTVSSTAAKATQDMMEALAKKVVNKNSNVGVDVEDISAINIENETFIERNFTAGEIKYCQSAASPQSSFAGRWSAKEAVFKSLGVPGKGAGAPLKDIEIAKDESGAPLVKLHGDAAAAAQKVGLKDISVSISHSDSQAIAVAVANF, from the exons ATGCGTCCCGAAGTCGAGCAAGAGCTTGCCCACACGCTCCTTGTGGAGCTCCTTGCCTACCAGTTCGCCTCGCCCGTGAGGTGGATTGAGACCCAAGATGTTTTCCTTGCCGAAAAGACCGCCGAGAGGGTGGTTGAGATCGGTCCTGCCGATACCCTTGGCGTAATGGCCAAGCGCACCCTCGCCTCCAAGTACGAAGCCTACGATGCCGCCAAGTCGGTCCAGCGTCAGATTCTTTGCTACAACAAGGACGCCAAGGAGATTTACTACGAGGCAGACCCCATTGAGGAGGAACCagagcccgccgccgctacgTCGAGCGCGCCCGCCgctgcctcttcttctgcccctgcagccgccgccgcagctactcccgctgccgctgctcctCCACCCAGCGCCGGCCCTGCCGCCTCTATTGCCGATGCTCCCGTCCAGGCCATCGACATTCTGCGAGCTCTGATTGCTCAGAAGCTCAAGAAACCCTTGGCTGAGGTGCCCCTGAGcaaggccatcaaggatCTTGTTGGTG GCAAGTCCACACTCCAGAACGAAATCCTCGGTGACCTTGGCAAGGAATTCGGTTCAACACCAGAGAAGCCTGAAGATGTCCCTCTGGACGAGCTTGGCTCTTCCATGCAAGCCACCTTCGACGGTCAGCTCGGAAAGCAGTCCCAGGCCCTTATTGCGCGCCTGATCTCCTCCAAGATGCCTGGTGGTTTCAACATTACGGCCGCGAGAAAATACCTTGAGTCGAGATGGGGCCTCGGCAGCGGAAGACAGGACGGTACTCTGCTGCTTGCTCTCACCATGGAGCCTGCCGCTCGTTTGGGATCCGAAGGCGATGCCAAGGCTTTCCTCGACGATGTCACCCAGAAGTACGCTGCGACCGCCGGCATCAGCTTGTCCACTCCCCAggctggtgctgctgccggtGCCTCTGGCGGTGGCATGATGATGGACCCTGCCGCCATTGACGCCTTGACCAAGGACCAGCGTGCTCTGTTtaagcagcagctcgagctccttgcgAGGTACCTCAAGCTCGACCtccgcgccggcgacaaGGCATACATCAACTCCCAAGAGACCGAGAAGGTGCTCCAATCCCAGCTTGATCTCTGGACCGCCGAGCACGGCGACTTCTACGCTGCCGGCATTCAACCCGTCTTCAGCTCCCTCAAGGCTCGTTCGTACGACTCTTCCTGGAACTGGGCGCGCCAGGATGCCCTCCACATGTACTACGACATCATCTTTGGCCGCCTCAAGGCCGTTGACCGTGAGATTGTCAGCCAGTGCATCCGCATTATGAACCGCTCCAACCCCACGCTGGTCGAGTTCATGCAGTACCACATCGACAACTGCCCCGCCGAGCGTGGCGAGACCTACAAGctcgccaaggagctcggTGAGCAGCTCATCGAGAACTGCAAGGAGGTCCTCAACGCCAACCCTGTCTACAAGGACGTTGCCGTCCCCACTGGCCCCCAGACCACTGTCGACGCCCGTGGAAACCTCAACTACGAAGAAGTCCCCCGCGCCAGCTGCCGCAAGCTGGAGCACTACGTCCAGCagatggccgagggcggcaagaTCTCCGAGTATGGCAACCGCACCAAGGTCCAGAACGACCTCCGCCGCATCTACAAGCTCATCAAGGAGCAGCACAAGATGTCCAAGACGTCCCAGCTTGAGATCAAGAACCTGTATGGCGACGTCCTTCGCTCATTGGCCATGAATGAAAACCAGATCATTCCCAACGATGACAGCCCCTCCAAGAAGGCGAAGCCTGCTACCGGACCCAAGGGCAAGGTCGAGACCATTCCCTTCTTGCACCTTAAGCGCAAGAGCCTTCACGGCTGGGACTACAGCAAGAAGCTCACCGGCTACTACCTGCAGTCTCTCGaagaggccgccaaggacggTGTCAGCTTTGCTGGCAAGCACGCTCTCATGACGGGTGCCGGTGCTGGTTCCATCGGAGCTGAGGTCTTGCAGGGTCTTATCAGCGGTGGTGCCAAGGTTGTTGTCACCACGAGCCGATTCTCTCGTGAGGTCACCGAGTACTACCAGTCCATGTACACCCGTTTCGGTGCCCGCGGCTCTCAGCTTGTCGTTGTGCCCTTCAACCAGGGTAGCAAGCAGGACTGTGAGGCTCTGGTTGACTACATCTACGACCCCAAGAACGGCCTCGGTTGGGACCTGGACTTCATCATTCCTTTCGCCGCCATTCCCGAGAACGGTCGCCAGATTGACCAGATCGACTCTCGCTCTGAGCTCGCTCACCGCATCATGCTGACCAACCTGCTCCGCATTCTCGGCAGCGTCAAGACCCAGAAGGCTGACCGCGGCTTCGAGACTCGTCCCGCCCAGGTCGTCCTGCCCCTGTCCCCTAACCACGGCACCTTTGGTAACGACGGTCTCTACTCGGAGTCCAAGCTTGCCCTGGAGACCCTGTTCAACAGATGGCACTCCGAGGATTGGGGTCACTACCTCACCATCTGCGGTGCCGTCATTGGCTGGACTCGTGGCACCGGCCTCATGAGCGGCAACAACATCGTTGCCGAGGGTGTCGAGGCTTTCGGCGTCCGCACCTTCTCTCAGCAGGAGATGGCATTCAACCTCTTGGGTCTCTTGTCCCCTGCCGTTGTCGATCTCTGCCAGAGCGAGCCTGTCTTCGCCGACCTGAACGGTGGTCTGCAGTTCATCCCTGACCTCAACCAGACCATGACCAAGCTCCGCAAGGACATCATGGACACTAGCGAGGTCCGTCGTGCCGTCAGCAAGGAGAACGCCATTGAGAACAAGGTTGTCAACGGCCCCAACTCCGAGGCCCTCTACAAGAAGACTGTTGTTGAGCCCCGCGCCAACATCAAGTTCGACTTCCCCAACCTTCCCGactgggaggaggagattgCTCCCCTCAACGACCGCCTCAAGGGCAtggtcgacctcgagaaaGTCGTCGTTGTCACCGGTTTCGCCGAGGTTGGTCCTTGGGGTAACTCCCGCACTCGCTGGGAGATGGAGGCCCACGGCGAGTTCTCTCTTGAGGGCTGCGTAGAGATGGCCTGGATCATGGGTCTGATCAAGAACCACAACGGTCCCATCAAGGGCAAGCCCGCTCCCTACTCCGGCTGGGTCGACTCCAAGACTGGTGAGCCCGTCGACGATAAGGACATCAAGCAAAAGTACGAGAAGTTCATTCTTGAGCACTCTGGTATCCGTCTGATTGAGCCTGAGCTCTTCGGCGGCTATGACCCCGAGCAGAAGCAGCTCCTCCACGAGGtcgtcatcgaggaggacctcgagCCCTTCGAGGCGTCCAAGGAGACTGCCGAGGAGTTCAAGCGTGAGCACGGCGACAAGGTCGAGATCTTTGAGATCCCCGAGTCCGGCGAGTACATTGTCCGCATGAAGAAGGGAGCCGCCCTCTTGATCCCCAAGGCCCTCCGATTCGACAGACTTGTTGCCGGACAGATCCCTACTGGCTGGGATGCCAAGAGATACGGTGTTCCCGAGGACATTGTGTCCCAGGTCGATCCCGTCACCCTCTTCGTCCTGGTGTCCGTTGCTGAGACTTTGTTGTCGGCCGGTATTACCGACCCTTACGAGTTCTACAAGTACGTGCACGTTTCCGAGGTCGGCAACTGCATCGGATCCGGTATGGGTGGTGCCGGCGCCCTTCGTGGCATGCACAGAGACCGTTACCTGGATAAGCCCGTCCAGAACGACATTCTCCAGGAGTCCTTCATCAACACCATGGCCGCCTGGGTTAACATGTTGTTGATCTCTTCCTCTGGTCCCATCAAGACCCCCGTCGGTGCTTGCGCCACTGCTGTCGAGTCCGTCGACATTGGTTACGAGACCATCATGGAGGGCAAGGCCCGCGTGGTGTTTGTCGGTGGTTTCGACGACTTTGGTGAGGAGGGCTCTTACGAGTTCGCCAACATGAAGGCGACCAGCAACGCTGTCGACGAGATTGCCCACGGCCGCACCCCCGGCGAGATGTCCCGccccaccaccacgaccCGTAACGGCTTCATGGAATCCCAGGGTTGCGGTGTCCAGCTGCTCATGACGGCCaagctcgccctcgacatGGGCATGCCCATCCACGGTATCCTGGCTCTGACCACCACTGCCACCGACAAGATTGGCCGTTCCGTTCCCGCCCCCGGCCAGGGAGTTCTTACCACCGCGCGTGAGCACGTGGGCAAGTTCCCCTCGCCTCTGCTCGACATCaactaccgccgccgccagatCGAGCTTCGCAAGAAGCAGATCAAGCAGTGGCAGGAGTCTGAACTCGAGTACCTCtacgacgaggtcgaggccatcaaggctCAGGGCCAGGAGATCAACGAGAAGGAGTACGCTCATGACCGCGCCGAGcacatcaagaaggaggcccaGCGCCAGGAGAAGGACGTCCTCCGCAGTCTGGGCAACAACTTCTGGAAGAACAACCCAGAGATTGCTCCTCTCCGCGGTGCCCTCGCCACGTGGGGTCtcaccatcgacgacctcgccgtcgcctccttcCACGGAACCTCGACCAAGGCCAACGACAAGAACGAGTCCTCAGTTATTTGCCAACAGCTCCGTCACCTCGGTCGCAAGAAGGGCAACGCCGTCATGGGCATCTTCCAGAAGTACCTCACTGGTCACCCCAAGGGTGCCGCCGGTGCCTGGATGCTGAACGGCTGCTTGCAGGTCCTCAACACGGGCCTGGTGCCCGGCAACCGCAACGCCGACAACGTTGACCCTATCATGGAGCAGTTCGACATGATTGTGTACCCCAGCCGCACGATCCAGACGGACGGCATCAAGGCCTTCTCCGTCACGTCATTCGGTTTCGGTCAGAAGGGTGCCCAGGCTATCGGTGTTCACCCCAAGTACCTCTTCGCCACGCTCGATGAGAAGACGTACGAGGAGTACTCTGCCAAGGTACAGGCTCGCCAGAAGAAGGCGTACCGCTTCTTCCACAACGGCCTGGTCAACAACACGCTCTTCGTTGCCAAGTCCAACGCGCCCTACACGGACGAGCAGCTCAGCCAGGTCCTCCTGAACCCTGATGCTCGCGTGACggaggacaagaagacgtCGACCATCTCTTACCCCTCCAACTTCATGAAGGCGTCTGAAAAGACGGtctcgtcaacggcggccaaggccacGCAGGATATGATGGAGGCCCTCGCCAAGAAGGTCGTCAACAAGAACAGCAACGTCGGAGTCGATGTTGAGGACATCTCTGCCATCAACATTGAGAACGAGACCTTCATTGAGCGCAACTTCACGGCTGGCGAGATCAAGTACTGCCAGTCAGCGGCCAGCCCCCAGAGCTCATTCGCCGGTCGGTGGAGCGCGAAGGAGGCCGTCTTCAAGTCGCTCGGTGTGCCAGGCAAGGGTGCCGGCGCGCCGTTGAAGGATATCGAGATTGCCAAGGACGAGTCGGGCGCCCCGTTGGTCAAG CTCCACGGtgacgccgctgctgccgcccagaAGGTTGGCCTCAAGGACATCAGCGTGTCCATCTCGCACTCGGACTCGCAGGCGATCGCGGTCGCCGTGGCCAACTTTTGA